One window of the Rosa rugosa chromosome 3, drRosRugo1.1, whole genome shotgun sequence genome contains the following:
- the LOC133740514 gene encoding THO complex subunit 7A has product MLGKGRKVSGRGETVAANYAFGPHEDDIIIKHRLLTRTTTTRGEPPLKKLQKKFTSLFVELDKDDDNYADCDKLARAFLQELSTFEIPLLKSKAVVDANLREKHNFDELREEINRQILQAQTDIETLKKQLEEAKIERRHKEECEAIRRLIAMQPPRSQTLKIISDLEKEIAALDSENTASSRMLELRKKQFALLLHVVDELQTTIEEEQKSLIEEKEQRGGMEDANGGPEPMHVD; this is encoded by the exons ATGTTGGGAAAGGGAAGGAAAGTTTCCGGTCGCGGCGAGACCGTGGCGGCGAACTACGCGTTTGGGCCGCATGAAGACGACATAATCATCAAGCACCGACTTCTGACCCGCACCACCACCACAAGAGGCGAACCGCCGTTGAAGAAGCTCCAGAAGAAGTTCACTTCCCTCTTCGTCGAGCTCGACAAGGACGATGACAACTACGCCGACTGCGACAAGCTCGCCAGAGCCTTCCTTCAAGAGCTCTCCACCTTCGAGATTCCCCTCCTCAAGAGCAAAGCGGTCGTGGACGCCAATCTGAGAGAGAAGCACAACTTCGATGAGCTGCGGGAGGAGATTAACCGGCAGATTCTGCAGGCGCAGACCGACATTGAAACGCTTAAGAAGCAACTGGAGGAGGCTAAGATTGAGAGGCGGCATAAGGAGGAGTGCGAGGCCATTCGGAGGTTGATTGCTATGCAGCCGCCTCGGTCTCAGACGCTCAAGATCATATCGGATTTGGAGAAGGAGATTGCGGCTTTGGATTCGGAGAATACTGCCAGTTCAAGGATGCTGGAGCTTCGTAAGAAGCAGTTTGCTCTGCTCTTACATGTG GTGGATGAGTTGCAGACTACTATAGAGGAAGAGCAGAAGAGTTTAATTGAGGAGAAGGAGCAGAGAGGGGGGATGGAGGATGCAAATGGAGGACCGGAACCAATGCATGTTGATTAA